Sequence from the Deltaproteobacteria bacterium genome:
TCGGTCTCGGCGAGCGGGCGCGCGTCGTCGAGGCGGATCTTTCACGGGGCCTGCGTGGCCTGGCGGCGAAGCTCGGCCGGTTCGATCTCGTGCTCGCGGATCCTCCCTGGGACACGGGCGCAGCCGAGCAGCTGCTCGGGGACGAAGCACTGGCGGGTCTGCTCGCGGCCGAGGCGATCGTCGTGATCGAGCGCTCGGCCCGAAGCGAGCTGGAATCGGAGCGGCCGGGACTTTCTCTGCGCGGAACCAAGCGTTACGGCGAGACGGCGTTCGACTGGTGGGAATCCGCGGTCGATCCGGCCGCCCGGAGTGAGGCATTGGCATGACGGAAAGACGCGTCGCGGTGTACCCGGCAAGCTTCGACCCGATCACGAACGGGCACCTGGACCTGATCGCGCGCGCATCGCGACTCTTCGACGAGGTCGTCGTGGCGGTCGCCGTGAACG
This genomic interval carries:
- the rsmD gene encoding 16S rRNA (guanine(966)-N(2))-methyltransferase RsmD, whose product is FEGRQTRPTSDRARAGLFDWLGPTVAGARVLDLFAGSGALGIEALSRGASDAVFVERARGALRVLGRNLNELGLGERARVVEADLSRGLRGLAAKLGRFDLVLADPPWDTGAAEQLLGDEALAGLLAAEAIVVIERSARSELESERPGLSLRGTKRYGETAFDWWESAVDPAARSEALA